A portion of the Streptomyces coeruleoprunus genome contains these proteins:
- a CDS encoding alpha/beta hydrolase, with protein sequence MERRKALGLIAATGAATAASFTALPAFGSQTGRTTGAAGRGKATAKGGYTFALDKNVKRTSVRFKNRYGIEVAGDLYIPKNATGKLPALAVSGPFGAVKEQSSGLYANEFARRGYVALAFDPSFTGESGGGVRDVGSPDIYTEDFSAAVDFLGLQKIVDRERIGLQAICGLSGMALTAAAADSRIKAVATAAMYDMSRSMSRGHEDYYTREQRQKVVDHLSRQRWIDAENGTYARLSHEVPFDENGNVAPSNRVLPKTLPADADPITKIFYDYYRTERGYHPRSINSTTAWTGTTPMSFFAFRQMTNIDMLAPRKALLVAGADAHSRYYSEDVHKTAPDTVDLVIVPGADHVDLYDRKDLIPFDTLDEFFTKNLT encoded by the coding sequence ATGGAACGTCGCAAAGCGCTCGGACTGATCGCCGCCACCGGCGCCGCCACCGCCGCCTCCTTCACGGCTCTGCCCGCCTTCGGTTCGCAGACCGGCCGCACCACCGGCGCCGCAGGACGGGGCAAGGCCACGGCCAAGGGCGGCTACACCTTCGCGCTGGACAAGAACGTCAAGCGGACCTCCGTGCGGTTCAAGAACCGCTACGGCATCGAGGTCGCCGGTGACCTCTACATACCGAAGAACGCGACGGGCAAGCTGCCCGCCCTGGCGGTCAGCGGCCCGTTCGGCGCGGTCAAGGAGCAGTCCTCCGGCCTGTACGCCAACGAATTCGCCCGCCGCGGCTACGTCGCCCTCGCCTTCGACCCCTCCTTCACGGGAGAGAGCGGCGGCGGCGTCCGCGACGTGGGCTCGCCCGACATCTACACCGAGGACTTCAGCGCCGCCGTCGACTTCCTCGGCCTGCAGAAGATCGTCGACCGCGAGCGGATCGGCCTGCAGGCCATCTGCGGCCTGAGCGGCATGGCACTGACCGCCGCGGCTGCGGACAGCCGTATCAAGGCGGTCGCCACGGCCGCGATGTACGACATGTCGCGCAGCATGTCCCGCGGCCACGAGGACTACTACACGCGTGAGCAGCGCCAGAAGGTCGTGGACCACCTCAGCCGGCAGCGCTGGATCGACGCCGAGAACGGCACCTACGCGCGGCTCTCCCACGAGGTCCCCTTCGACGAGAACGGCAACGTCGCCCCCTCGAACCGCGTCCTGCCCAAGACCCTTCCGGCGGACGCCGACCCGATCACAAAGATCTTCTACGACTATTACCGCACCGAGCGCGGCTACCACCCGCGCTCGATCAACTCCACCACCGCGTGGACCGGGACCACGCCGATGTCGTTCTTCGCCTTCCGGCAGATGACGAACATCGACATGCTGGCGCCCCGCAAGGCCCTCCTGGTGGCCGGCGCCGACGCGCACTCGCGCTACTACTCCGAGGACGTCCACAAGACGGCCCCCGACACCGTCGACCTCGTGATCGTCCCGGGCGCGGACCACGTCGACCTGTACGACCGCAAGGACCTCATCCCCTTCGACACCCTGGACGAGTTCTTCACCAAGAACCTCACCTGA
- the orn gene encoding oligoribonuclease, with the protein MNDRMVWIDCEMTGLSLTDDALIEVAALVTDSDLNVLGEGVDIVIRPPDAALETMPDVVREMHTASGLLDELAGGTTLADAEEQVMAYVRQHVKEPGKAPLCGNSVGTDRGFLSRDMPTLEDYLHYRIVDVSSVKELARRWFPRAYFNSPEKNGNHRALSDIRESIAELRYYREAIFVPQPGPDSDAAKAIAARHVLPPEPPK; encoded by the coding sequence ATGAACGATCGCATGGTGTGGATCGACTGCGAGATGACCGGGCTCTCGCTGACGGACGACGCACTCATCGAGGTGGCCGCGCTGGTCACCGACTCGGACCTGAACGTGCTCGGCGAGGGCGTGGACATCGTGATCCGCCCGCCGGACGCGGCCCTGGAGACCATGCCGGACGTGGTGCGCGAGATGCACACCGCCTCCGGGCTCCTCGACGAACTCGCGGGCGGCACGACCCTCGCCGACGCGGAGGAACAGGTCATGGCGTACGTGCGCCAGCACGTCAAGGAGCCCGGCAAGGCCCCGCTGTGCGGCAACTCGGTCGGCACCGACCGCGGCTTCCTCTCCCGTGACATGCCGACGCTGGAGGACTACCTCCACTACCGGATCGTCGACGTCTCCTCGGTCAAGGAGCTGGCCCGCCGCTGGTTCCCGAGGGCCTACTTCAACAGTCCGGAGAAGAACGGCAACCACCGGGCGCTCTCCGACATCCGCGAGTCCATCGCCGAGCTGCGCTACTACCGCGAGGCGATCTTCGTTCCGCAGCCCGGCCCGGACTCCGACGCCGCCAAGGCCATCGCGGCCCGCCACGTCCTGCCCCCCGAGCCCCCGAAATAG